TCAATATAGCTAAAGGCAGTCGGAACTGGGTTCATTCCTCTTACCATATTAAAAATATCTCTACTTTTATTATTCCAATCTATATGGCAATCTTCTTTTTTAAAAGGTTTAACAAAGGTAACTAAGTCCTCATCCTGTTTTTTAGCCTTAACTTTTCCTGATTTTATAAGCTCTATTGCTTCTTCCAAAAGGTCCGCTCCCATATTTTTTAATCTGTCATGCAGACTTAAAAAAGTATCTTCTTCACTTATTTCTGTTTCTTTTTGAAGAATAACAGCACCTGCATCCAATTTTTCTTCAACATACATTATAGATACTCCACTTTTTTTATCACCATTTATCAAAGCTGCATTTATTGGTGCTGCACCTCTATATTTAGGCAACAAAGAAGAGTGGACATTTATTATACCATACTTTGGTATATCAATTACCTCTTTAGGAAGAATTTTTCCATAGGCTACAACTACAATTAAATCTGGACTTTGTTTCCTTATTGCTTCTATAATATCCTTGTCTTTAAAGCTTTCAGGCTGATATATTTTTAAATTATTGCTCAAGGCATAATTCTTCACAGC
This Fusobacterium russii ATCC 25533 DNA region includes the following protein-coding sequences:
- the fmt gene encoding methionyl-tRNA formyltransferase; this translates as MRIIFMGTPEFAVPSLEKLNKKFEIISVFTKVDKPNARGKKVNYSAVKNYALSNNLKIYQPESFKDKDIIEAIRKQSPDLIVVVAYGKILPKEVIDIPKYGIINVHSSLLPKYRGAAPINAALINGDKKSGVSIMYVEEKLDAGAVILQKETEISEEDTFLSLHDRLKNMGADLLEEAIELIKSGKVKAKKQDEDLVTFVKPFKKEDCHIDWNNKSRDIFNMVRGMNPVPTAFSYIDNKILKIYSVKISEKTYPEAKCGEIVDFLKGRGIVVKTVDSSIIIESAKPESKKQLSGAELINGNFLKKGDILC